One window of Candidatus Nanosynbacter sp. HMT-352 genomic DNA carries:
- a CDS encoding non-canonical purine NTP pyrophosphatase codes for MNITYATTNKYKLAGANQALLGAGLTLTAPDRELPDVPEIQSDSQEEVSIDKAQKYYELLKSPLVVMDSGLFIKSLKGFPGVYTKYALDTIGIENIVKLLRDDRGAYTQRTVTYLDGLEIKTFTYKVHGELLSEPRGENGRDYDKYFKVDGANKTIAEMSDDEKTDMISVVWKELAQWLQQK; via the coding sequence ATGAATATAACCTACGCCACAACCAACAAATATAAATTAGCTGGAGCAAACCAGGCATTATTGGGGGCGGGTCTAACACTCACAGCTCCCGACAGGGAGCTACCTGATGTACCGGAAATTCAATCAGATAGCCAAGAAGAAGTGTCCATTGATAAAGCTCAAAAATACTACGAACTACTAAAGAGTCCACTGGTTGTTATGGATTCTGGACTGTTCATCAAAAGCCTCAAAGGTTTTCCAGGGGTTTATACGAAGTACGCACTTGATACTATTGGCATAGAAAACATAGTAAAATTGCTTAGAGATGACAGAGGGGCATACACTCAGCGTACGGTTACGTATCTAGATGGACTAGAAATCAAGACGTTTACGTACAAAGTGCATGGTGAATTACTCAGCGAACCACGCGGCGAGAATGGTCGTGACTACGATAAATATTTCAAAGTTGATGGCGCAAACAAGACGATAGCTGAGATGAGTGACGATGAAAAGACCGACATGATATCTGTAGTATGGAAGGAGTTAGCACAGTGGTTGCAGCAAAAATAA
- a CDS encoding dihydrolipoyl dehydrogenase family protein: MSQKPTFDYDYIVIGSGAGGSPAASILASAGKKVAVVEKSTFGGESPNWGDVPTGFLTHALNVYQTAKDAAKFGLRTNSVGYNYPSLLSWKDKVIKRTGAGGNRYYYEKQGISVFAGNAHFLSPNEIAVNRRHLSARKFLIATGSDWQIPEIPGLSAVSYHTPKTIFSLKRPPKTMFIVGAGATALELAHIFSTLGTKVYVAEKSSRILSTFDPEVSALVTNDAKNRNISILARTKIIAIQKSSIQKRVTFLQGRIEKSVRVDEILIADQQLPATDLGLENAGVKYTENGILVNSSLQTSARHIFAAGNVTDANIQTHTALAQSRIAAHNLLHNNKIKFNDSPRLQVAFTQPEIAQIGMNEYDCKVKGISAKIAIVPLTATVRSNITDQRIGFVKLIVDKKRVVVGGTIVGPHASDMAAELALAVRHKMTSEELASTPHCFTSWSEAVRIAAGKLL, from the coding sequence ATGTCGCAAAAACCAACTTTTGACTATGACTATATCGTAATTGGTAGTGGCGCTGGTGGCTCACCGGCAGCCAGTATATTAGCAAGTGCCGGAAAAAAAGTTGCTGTTGTAGAAAAATCAACATTCGGCGGGGAATCACCAAACTGGGGAGATGTGCCAACTGGATTTTTAACTCATGCTCTTAACGTTTATCAAACAGCCAAAGATGCTGCTAAATTTGGGTTGCGCACCAACTCGGTTGGGTATAATTACCCTTCTCTACTATCCTGGAAAGACAAAGTTATAAAGAGAACTGGAGCTGGCGGTAATCGCTATTATTACGAGAAGCAAGGCATTAGTGTTTTTGCTGGCAATGCGCATTTCTTGAGTCCGAATGAAATAGCCGTCAATCGTAGACATTTGTCCGCTCGCAAATTTCTCATTGCAACTGGATCTGATTGGCAAATTCCAGAAATACCTGGGTTAAGCGCCGTTTCTTATCACACTCCAAAAACTATTTTTAGCTTAAAGCGCCCACCAAAAACCATGTTCATTGTTGGCGCGGGAGCTACGGCACTAGAATTGGCGCACATCTTCTCCACCCTGGGAACAAAAGTTTACGTAGCAGAGAAATCGTCCAGAATATTATCAACATTTGACCCAGAAGTCAGTGCTTTGGTTACGAATGACGCAAAAAATCGCAACATTTCAATCTTAGCTCGCACTAAGATTATCGCCATCCAAAAATCGTCTATACAAAAGCGCGTCACTTTTCTGCAAGGGCGAATAGAGAAATCTGTACGCGTTGATGAGATTCTAATTGCCGACCAACAATTGCCTGCGACAGATTTAGGATTAGAGAACGCCGGCGTGAAATATACCGAAAATGGCATTTTGGTTAATTCTTCCCTGCAAACTTCCGCTCGGCATATTTTTGCCGCAGGAAATGTAACTGACGCCAATATCCAAACTCACACAGCTTTAGCGCAGAGTCGTATTGCGGCTCATAATTTGCTACATAATAATAAGATTAAATTCAATGATTCCCCACGATTACAAGTTGCATTTACTCAACCTGAAATAGCTCAAATTGGAATGAATGAATACGATTGTAAGGTGAAAGGAATAAGCGCAAAAATAGCAATTGTTCCACTCACGGCTACCGTACGCAGCAATATTACCGACCAGCGAATAGGTTTTGTGAAATTGATCGTTGATAAGAAGCGAGTTGTCGTAGGTGGAACGATAGTCGGACCGCACGCTAGCGATATGGCAGCCGAGCTAGCCCTGGCCGTTCGACATAAAATGACCAGCGAAGAACTAGCGTCCACGCCGCATTGTTTTACTTCTTGGTCAGAAGCCGTGCGAATTGCCGCCGGAAAACTTCTATAA
- a CDS encoding 6-pyruvoyl trahydropterin synthase family protein, giving the protein MISITRQFEWDMGHRVTNHMSLCKNPHGHRYRLLIEISGDIKNKNDKPDQGMVLDFGDLKGLINEEIVDKLDHSFMYWDKDDVMSDFAKNNKELKFIKTSFVPTAECIVEYIAITLQKLFENKLPGIALESATLFETPNCSAKWSRD; this is encoded by the coding sequence ATGATAAGTATTACGAGACAATTCGAATGGGATATGGGACACAGAGTTACTAATCATATGTCCTTATGTAAAAATCCACATGGACACAGGTATAGATTGCTTATCGAGATATCGGGCGATATAAAGAATAAAAACGATAAACCCGACCAGGGCATGGTTTTAGACTTTGGAGACCTCAAAGGGCTAATCAATGAAGAAATAGTTGACAAGCTAGATCATTCATTTATGTACTGGGATAAGGACGATGTTATGTCAGACTTTGCTAAGAATAACAAAGAGCTTAAGTTTATCAAGACATCATTTGTGCCTACTGCTGAATGTATTGTTGAATATATCGCCATAACCCTACAGAAGCTATTTGAAAACAAGCTACCCGGCATTGCCTTGGAGTCTGCTACGCTTTTTGAAACACCAAATTGTAGTGCGAAATGGTCTCGAGATTAA
- the tilS gene encoding tRNA lysidine(34) synthetase TilS, with the protein MRYIIAVSGGIDSVVLLDLMSRTEKDLVVAHFDHGIREDSASDARFVEALADRYKIQFVCRREKLGADASEELARQRRYEFLRGVATDFDGVIVTAHHRDDIIETVAMNLKRGSRWRGLAGMSDSQIVRPMNGWTKQRIYEYAIRQKLEWCEDETNQSDLYQRNKFRRKINRELDEYQKLGVYEAWRKQRELRGKIEQEIEEFDGEVLRRYFLTMIDDNVAQELLYYYVLRHYDVSLLGSQLERMLIAIKTGKAGSCWQVGGGIVMKLTLRSVIIKRV; encoded by the coding sequence GTGAGATATATTATCGCAGTCAGTGGTGGGATTGATTCGGTAGTTTTGCTGGATTTGATGTCGCGAACGGAAAAAGATTTGGTGGTCGCTCATTTTGACCACGGAATTCGTGAGGATTCGGCGAGTGATGCTAGATTTGTCGAGGCTTTAGCTGATAGATATAAAATACAATTTGTTTGTCGGCGCGAAAAGCTGGGGGCTGATGCCAGTGAAGAATTGGCGCGCCAAAGACGGTATGAATTTTTGCGTGGCGTGGCGACGGATTTTGATGGCGTGATAGTGACAGCGCATCACCGAGATGACATTATTGAAACTGTAGCGATGAATCTTAAGCGTGGCTCCAGGTGGCGAGGCTTGGCGGGGATGAGTGATAGTCAAATAGTTAGGCCGATGAATGGTTGGACGAAGCAGAGAATTTATGAATATGCGATTCGCCAGAAATTGGAATGGTGTGAAGATGAGACAAATCAAAGCGACTTGTATCAGAGGAATAAATTTAGGCGCAAGATAAATCGTGAACTTGATGAATACCAGAAGCTTGGAGTGTACGAGGCGTGGCGAAAACAAAGAGAATTAAGAGGGAAAATTGAGCAGGAAATAGAGGAATTTGATGGAGAAGTCCTGCGTCGGTATTTTTTGACGATGATAGATGATAATGTCGCACAAGAATTGCTATATTATTACGTTTTACGACATTATGATGTGTCACTGCTAGGTTCTCAACTAGAGCGTATGCTAATTGCTATAAAAACTGGAAAAGCTGGCTCGTGCTGGCAAGTTGGCGGCGGCATTGTGATGAAATTGACGCTAAGAAGTGTTATAATAAAGAGAGTTTGA
- a CDS encoding 7-cyano-7-deazaguanine synthase — protein sequence MNAADEMLVTKRGWSVRQPVNEPVVILMSGGIDSSVLAELCIKNLGNILYPLYIKRGAKAELRELEATQKIINYLRNLYPENIKDLKTVSCEVVPKELYDSWGSEEVRIKGLPLRNIMLISLAVQYATSLKETIRTVIIGAEKVLPEGSEYPDMSLLSLVADTIMVCSNTNDWDWQVMSPLMIPGLFPHKDYVTKNDLVLWAQSNNFPLDDTYSCTSGNEECFLCKSCMAKKRIIQ from the coding sequence GTGAACGCTGCCGATGAGATGCTGGTCACAAAGCGAGGTTGGTCTGTTCGCCAGCCTGTTAACGAGCCTGTCGTTATCTTAATGTCTGGCGGGATAGACTCATCAGTTTTAGCAGAGCTCTGTATAAAAAATTTAGGTAATATACTTTATCCACTCTATATAAAGAGAGGTGCCAAAGCAGAATTAAGAGAATTAGAGGCAACTCAAAAAATTATAAATTATTTACGAAACTTATATCCTGAAAATATTAAAGATCTCAAAACGGTTTCTTGTGAGGTTGTACCTAAAGAACTATACGATTCTTGGGGTTCTGAAGAAGTGCGAATAAAGGGGTTGCCTTTGCGAAATATAATGCTAATCTCTCTCGCCGTCCAATATGCCACCTCACTCAAGGAGACTATACGAACGGTGATAATAGGCGCAGAAAAGGTGCTTCCTGAGGGGTCGGAATATCCAGATATGAGTCTATTGTCCCTCGTTGCTGATACGATCATGGTCTGTTCCAATACTAATGATTGGGATTGGCAGGTAATGTCACCATTGATGATACCTGGGCTATTTCCACACAAAGATTACGTGACAAAAAACGATTTAGTATTATGGGCTCAGTCCAATAATTTTCCCCTAGACGATACTTACTCCTGTACTAGTGGTAATGAAGAATGTTTTTTATGCAAGAGCTGCATGGCAAAGAAAAGAATAATTCAATAA
- the folE gene encoding GTP cyclohydrolase I: protein MEGVSTVVAAKISSAEAKLIDAIKDYLSEKGEDINRDGLIDTPERFVKQLNENLRGYSLDPNDFAKVFDSDGYTDLIYIRDIDFSSQCEHHMVPFMGKVDVAYLPDDKILGLSKFARIVDAYGKRLQVQERLTKQVADLLEDTLKPKLLIVRMVAQHTCMSTRGVCKPGSTTETVVIRGDAEKYKHYISHFQRMIER, encoded by the coding sequence ATGGAAGGAGTTAGCACAGTGGTTGCAGCAAAAATAAGTTCAGCAGAGGCGAAACTGATCGACGCCATAAAAGATTATTTATCAGAGAAGGGTGAAGACATTAACAGAGATGGTTTAATTGATACGCCAGAGAGGTTTGTTAAACAATTAAATGAAAATCTTCGTGGTTATAGCCTAGACCCTAATGATTTCGCAAAAGTTTTTGACAGCGATGGGTATACAGATCTTATATACATAAGGGATATAGATTTTAGTAGCCAATGTGAGCATCATATGGTGCCGTTCATGGGCAAGGTTGACGTGGCCTATTTGCCAGACGATAAGATTTTAGGACTATCAAAGTTTGCGCGTATAGTAGATGCCTACGGAAAACGACTACAGGTTCAAGAAAGACTTACAAAACAGGTTGCTGACCTTCTCGAGGATACATTGAAGCCTAAGTTGCTAATAGTTAGAATGGTAGCGCAACATACTTGTATGAGCACCCGCGGGGTGTGCAAACCTGGTAGCACGACCGAAACGGTTGTAATTCGCGGGGATGCTGAAAAATATAAACATTATATCAGCCACTTTCAGCGTATGATAGAAAGGTAA
- a CDS encoding 7-carboxy-7-deazaguanine synthase QueE, which translates to MTEKYIPTVEEKDTYRARRDFLSISGDGIFATLQGEGVTAGYPAVFLRLQDCNLHCGKDGIGWRCDAWYTWDRSTPEFWKERQNNPPHEVAEEISSAWLEAFGSTEAEPRLVITGGEPLLQQDRIVELLKLLNGWQFEIETNGTIVPRVELQNCQINCSPKLSSSGNSVRSRYRPEVLHAISNLSNSWFKFVISSPEDEGEIQTIVRECSILPEKILLMSEGVSRDTLEARDSLIELIASRIGAVAIRRNQIFWFGDRRRT; encoded by the coding sequence ATGACAGAAAAATATATTCCTACTGTCGAGGAAAAAGATACGTATAGAGCGCGTCGCGATTTTTTGAGTATAAGTGGCGATGGTATTTTTGCAACTTTACAAGGTGAAGGGGTTACAGCTGGGTATCCAGCTGTGTTTTTGAGATTGCAAGACTGTAACCTACATTGCGGTAAGGATGGTATTGGCTGGCGCTGTGATGCATGGTATACATGGGACAGGTCGACACCTGAATTTTGGAAAGAGCGCCAAAATAATCCACCTCATGAGGTTGCAGAAGAAATTTCCTCTGCGTGGCTTGAGGCGTTTGGCAGTACAGAAGCGGAACCCAGGCTTGTCATTACTGGCGGAGAACCTCTACTGCAGCAAGACAGAATTGTAGAGTTATTGAAACTACTGAACGGATGGCAATTTGAAATTGAGACCAATGGTACAATTGTGCCACGGGTAGAATTGCAGAATTGTCAGATTAACTGCTCGCCAAAGCTTTCAAGTAGCGGAAATTCAGTCCGTTCAAGATATAGACCAGAAGTACTTCATGCTATATCCAATCTTAGCAATTCATGGTTTAAGTTTGTCATCTCTAGTCCTGAAGATGAAGGCGAAATACAGACAATAGTAAGAGAATGTAGTATATTGCCAGAGAAAATACTACTGATGAGTGAGGGCGTTAGTCGTGACACGCTGGAGGCAAGAGATAGCCTTATTGAATTAATAGCGTCTCGTATTGGCGCGGTTGCTATAAGGCGCAATCAAATATTTTGGTTTGGGGACAGACGCAGAACTTGA
- the tmk gene encoding dTMP kinase, giving the protein MRRGFKISLEGIDGAGKTTQLRHVVSHLQDSGFNPMIKPCRNNTNSDELDGRLLSIIKRDEEMRRYPITDALAGAARTLYVDEKIINPHLEKGGVVVADRDIDTAIAYSLPDLQKSYPEVDIDLHVTWMLGVYSVRHAMPDLTIYLDIAPERALSRALNDDIPNERIIFNDQDLVFMQSVQQGYSRLIERSPDRIYPIDVNDKSIDEVSEEISHHINRFINRRDLS; this is encoded by the coding sequence ATGAGGCGAGGATTCAAGATCTCACTTGAGGGAATAGATGGAGCTGGGAAAACAACGCAACTTAGACATGTAGTTAGCCATCTGCAAGACTCAGGGTTCAACCCCATGATCAAGCCGTGCAGAAACAATACAAATAGCGATGAGCTGGATGGTCGACTTCTGTCAATTATTAAGCGAGATGAGGAGATGCGGAGGTACCCAATAACCGACGCACTGGCAGGTGCTGCACGGACACTATATGTTGACGAAAAGATCATAAACCCTCACCTTGAAAAAGGCGGGGTGGTCGTAGCTGACAGAGATATTGACACTGCAATAGCATACTCATTACCAGATCTGCAGAAATCCTATCCTGAGGTAGATATTGATTTGCATGTAACTTGGATGTTGGGAGTTTACAGTGTTCGGCATGCCATGCCTGATTTGACCATCTATCTTGATATTGCACCAGAAAGAGCGCTAAGCAGAGCTCTTAACGATGACATCCCGAATGAGCGCATAATATTCAATGATCAAGACCTCGTTTTCATGCAATCTGTTCAGCAGGGATATAGTAGGCTCATAGAAAGAAGCCCCGACAGAATTTACCCTATTGACGTAAATGATAAATCTATAGACGAAGTATCAGAGGAAATCTCTCATCATATCAATCGGTTTATTAACAGGAGGGATTTATCGTGA